A genomic window from Lycium barbarum isolate Lr01 chromosome 4, ASM1917538v2, whole genome shotgun sequence includes:
- the LOC132635992 gene encoding LRR receptor-like serine/threonine-protein kinase ERECTA, whose amino-acid sequence MAAFQSCNLLSELFLVGFLMFFSFGSVKSDDGSALLEIKKSFRDVENVLYDWTDSPSSDYCAWRGVTCDNVTFNIVALNLSSLNLDGELSPAIGQLKGLISIDLRGNHLSGQIPDEIGDCSALKNLDLSFNELYGDIPFSISKLKQLEYLILKNNQLIGPIPSTLSQIPNLKVLDLAQNKLSGEIPRLIYWNEVLQYLGLRGNNLGGSLSPDMCQLTGLWYFDVRNNSLTGSIPQDIGNCTAFQVLDLSYNELTGEIPFNIGFLQVATLSLQGNRLSGQIPSVIGLMQALAVLDLSCNMLSGRIPSILGNLTYTEKLYLHGNKLTGSIPPELGNMTKLHYLELNDNQLTGWIPSELGKLTELFDLNVANNHLDGPIPANLSSCTNLNSLNVHGNKLNGTIPPAFQRLEMMTYLNLSSNNLKGLIPIELSRVGNLDTLDLSNNRINGSIPSSLGDLEHLLKLNLSKNEINGYLPAEFGNLRSIMEIDLSSNHLSGPIPQELGQLQNLYLLKVENNNLSGDVMSLASCLSLNILNVSYNNLGGNIPTGNNFSRFSPDSFVGNPNLCGYWLTSPCHASHPAERVSISKAAILGIALGALVILLMILVAACRPQNPAPFMEGSIDKPVNYSSPKLVILHMNMALHVYEDIMRMTENLSEKYIIGCGASSTVYKCVLKNCKPVAVKKLYSHNPQYLKEFETELETVGSIKHRNLVSLQGYSLSPSGHLLFYDYMENGSLWDLLHGPTKKKKLDWGTRLRIALGSAQGLAYLHHDCSPRIIHRDVKSSNILLDKDFEAHLTDFGIAKSLCTSKTYTSTYIMGTIGYIDPEYARTSRLTEKSDVYSYGIVLLELLTGRKAVDNESNLHHMILTKAANNAVMETVDPEITTTCKDLGDVKKVFQLALLCSKRQPAERPTMHEVARVLESLVPVAETKQPNPTLPALIPSAKVPCYMDEYVNLKTPHLVNCSSMSTSDAQLFLKFGEVISQNSG is encoded by the exons ATGGCAGCATTTCAAAGTTGTAATCTCTTGTCTGAGCTTTTTCTTGTGGGGTTCTTGATGTTCTTCAGCTTTGGTTCTGTGAAGTCTGATGATG GTTCAGCATTGTTGGAGATTAAGAAGTCATTTAGAGACGTGGAAAATGTGTTGTATGACTGGACAGACTCTCCTTCATCTGATTACTGTGCCTGGAGAGGTGTTACTTGTGACAATGTCACCTTCAATATTGTTGCACT TAATCTTTCGAGCTTAAATCTTGATGGGGAGTTATCTCCTGCAATAGGACAGCTCAAAGGCCTAATATCTAT TGATTTAAGGGGAAATCACCTTTCTGGGCAGATACCAGATGAGATTGGTGACTGTTCAGCACTGAAAAACTT GGACTTATCTTTCAATGAGCTTTATGGTGATATTCCCTTTTCCATATCAAAACTTAAGCAGCTGGAATATCT GATTTTGAAAAATAATCAGTTGATTGGTCCAATTCCATCAACATTATCACAGATCCCAAATTTGAAAGTCTT GGACCTGGCTCAAAATAAGTTGAGTGGAGAAATTCCTAGGCTGATATACTGGAATGAAGTCCTGCAGTATTT GGGATTGCGCGGTAACAACTTGGGAGGATCACTTTCTCCTGATATGTGTCAGCTCACCGGCCTGTGGTACTT TGATGTTCGGAACAATAGTTTGACTGGTTCCATTCCTCAAGACATTGGCAACTGTACTGCTTTCCAGGTTCT AGATTTGTCTTATAATGAGTTGACTGGAGAGATTCCTTTCAACATTGGTTTCCTGCAAGTAGCTACCTT GTCTTTGCAAGGTAACCGTCTTTCAGGGCAGATCCCTTCCGTCATTGGATTGATGCAGGCTCTTGCAGTATT GGACTTGAGCTGCAATATGTTGAGTGGGCGAATTCCTTCAATTCTTGGGAATTTGACCTacacagaaaaatt GTATCTGCATGGGAACAAGCTAACTGGTTCCATTCCTCCAGAGCTTGGAAATATGACAAAGCTCCACTACCT GGAATTGAATGATAACCAGCTTACTGGATGGATTCCATCGGAGCTTGGAAAGCTAACAGAATTGTTTGACTT AAATGTTGCAAACAATCACCTTGATGGGCCCATACCTGCCAATCTTAGTTCGTGTACCAATTTGAATAGTCT caatgttcatggaaacaaatTGAATGGAACGATTCCACCTGCCTTTCAGAGGCTGGAAATGATGACCTATCT GAATCTCTCCTCCAACAACCTCAAAGGCCTAATTCCAATTGAGCTTTCTCGTGTTGGAAATTTAGATACATT GGACTTATCAAACAACAGGATCAATGGTTCTATTCCTTCATCCCTCGGTGATTTGGAACATCTTCTTAAACT GAACCTGAGCAAGAACGAAATAAATGGATACTTGCCAGCAGAATTTGGCAATTTAAGGAGCATCATGGAGAT TGATCTGTCAAGTAATCACCTCTCTGGTCCCATACCTCAAGAACTTGGCCAGCTTCAAAATCTGTACTTGCT GAAGGTGGAAAACAACAATCTATCTGGAGATGTGATGTCATTAGCCAGTTGCCTCAGTCTAAATATCCT AAATGTCTCATACAATAATCTGGGAGGGAATATTCCAACAGGCAATAATTTCTCTAGATTTTCACCAGATAG CTTCGTAGGAAATCCTAATCTGTGTGGATATTGGCTCACTTCTCCTTGTCATGCATCTCATCCAGCAGAGAGAG TTTCAATTTCTAAAGCAGCTATACTTGGTATTGCTTTGGGTGCCTTGGTGATTCTTCTGATGATACTGGTAGCAGCATGCCGTCCACAGAATCCTGCACCTTTCATGGAAGGATCTATTGataaaccag TTAATTACTCATCTCCAAAGCTTGTGATCCTTCATATGAACATGGCACTTCATGTTTATGAGGACATTATGAGGATGACTGAGAACTTGAGTGAAAAGTACATAATCGGTTGTGGAGCATCAAGCACTGTATATAAATGTGTTCTGAAAAATTGCAAGCCTGTAGCTGTCAAGAAATTGTACTCTCACAACCCACAATACTTGAAGGAATTTGAGACTGAACTTGAGACAGTTGGGAGTATTAAGCATCGTAATCTTGTCAGCCTCCAAGGATATTCTCTTTCTCCATCTGGTCATCTTCTTTTCTATGACTACATGGAAAACGGTAGCCTTTGGGATTTGCTCCATG GTCCTACCAAGAAGAAAAAGCTTGATTGGGGTACTCGCCTTCGAATTGCATTGGGATCAGCTCAAGGGCTTGCATATCTTCACCATGATTGTAGCCCTCGAATAATCCACCGTGATGTTAAATCTTCAAATATCTTGTTGGACAAAGACTTTGAGGCTCACCTGACTGATTTTGGCATTGCTAAAAGCTTATGCACATCAAAGACCTATACATCCACGTACATTATGGGAACCATTGGTTATATTGATCCAGAGTATGCTCGCACTTCTCGCCTAACAGAGAAGTCTGATGTGTACAGCTATGGGATTGTTCTATTGGAATTGCTCACTGGAAGGAAAGCGGTAGATAATGAATCTAATCTACACCATATG ATTCTAACTAAGGCAGCAAATAATGCTGTCATGGAAACAGTGGATCCAGAGATCACAACCACATGCAAAGATCTTGGAGATGTCAAGAAGGTTTTTCAGCTTGCCCTTCTATGTTCCAAAAGACAGCCCGCTGAGAGACCAACCATGCATGAGGTGGCCAGAGTACTTGAAAGCCTAGTACCCGTAGCTGAAACTAAACAGCCAAATCCAACCCTACCTGCATTAATCCCATCTGCTAAGGTACCTTGCTACATGGATGAATATGTCAACCTCAAGACACCCCACCTAGTGAATTGTTCATCAATGAGCACTTCAGATGCCCAACTTTTCCTCAAGTTTGGAGAGGTCATATCCCAGAATAGTGGCTGA